A stretch of Lactiplantibacillus brownii DNA encodes these proteins:
- a CDS encoding glycosyltransferase family 2 protein, with translation MEILQTLKPFESIWNFVLLLLVSYPILGAFAWFMGVICYQTVYRHRHTEFTYLAPKNQPFITIMIPAHNEEVMIAHTIDYLMTSLNYDNFEILVTDDGSTDETPQILAELQKKYHNLRVITIEKNQGKAHAFNVGVSFAKGDFILSNDADSIPEPDALWKYMNYFVGEEHKNIAAVTANMDVQNRSKLIAKSQTVEFSSIVGVIKRSQVSALGNMYAYSGANTMYRRDALIDVGLFRQDRATEDISIAWDHQLNGWTTVFSPDILFYMNVPESLKALYHQRKRWAKGGTEVLLTNFGRVMRHPLRYLKQMAFITDQTLSIIWSLFFFVSTLLFVLSFITFIFTGNYERLYHMFCMAFIFVTFEMFAGLLQLLSALIVDDRGRKLKYLIFMPLYMLVYWQVNALALVMTLIPAIKTIMGYGSGTWVSPVRKHTDSPS, from the coding sequence ATGGAAATCTTACAAACTTTAAAGCCTTTTGAAAGTATTTGGAATTTCGTCCTGCTCCTATTAGTCTCCTATCCAATCTTAGGCGCTTTTGCGTGGTTTATGGGTGTCATCTGCTACCAAACTGTTTACCGCCATCGCCACACCGAGTTCACCTATTTAGCGCCCAAGAATCAGCCTTTCATCACGATCATGATTCCTGCTCATAACGAAGAAGTCATGATTGCCCATACGATCGACTATTTAATGACGAGCTTGAACTATGACAACTTTGAAATTTTAGTCACAGACGATGGTTCCACGGATGAGACGCCACAAATTTTGGCTGAGTTACAAAAGAAATATCATAACTTACGGGTCATCACGATTGAAAAGAACCAAGGTAAAGCCCATGCCTTTAATGTTGGGGTTAGTTTTGCTAAGGGTGACTTCATTTTGAGTAATGACGCGGATTCAATTCCTGAACCTGATGCGTTATGGAAATACATGAATTACTTTGTTGGTGAAGAGCACAAAAACATTGCTGCCGTCACGGCCAACATGGATGTGCAGAACCGTAGTAAATTGATTGCAAAGTCACAAACGGTTGAGTTTTCTAGTATCGTTGGGGTCATCAAGCGTAGCCAAGTCAGTGCCCTAGGAAATATGTACGCTTATAGTGGTGCTAATACGATGTATCGCCGAGATGCCTTGATTGATGTTGGGTTATTCCGTCAAGATCGTGCCACCGAAGATATTAGCATCGCTTGGGATCACCAACTCAATGGTTGGACGACCGTCTTTTCACCCGACATTCTATTTTACATGAACGTCCCAGAATCCTTAAAAGCACTCTACCATCAACGAAAACGTTGGGCTAAAGGTGGCACCGAAGTTTTACTCACTAACTTTGGCCGTGTGATGCGTCACCCATTGCGTTACTTAAAACAAATGGCCTTCATCACTGATCAAACCTTGAGTATTATCTGGTCCTTATTCTTCTTTGTTTCAACGCTACTCTTTGTGCTTTCGTTCATTACTTTCATTTTTACCGGCAACTACGAAAGACTCTACCACATGTTCTGTATGGCCTTTATCTTCGTCACCTTCGAAATGTTTGCTGGCTTGCTTCAACTACTTTCAGCACTGATCGTCGATGACCGCGGACGTAAGCTTAAATATTTGATCTTCATGCCACTTTACATGTTGGTCTATTGGCAAGTCAACGCCCTAGCATTGGTCATGACATTAATCCCTGCCATTAAAACAATTATGGGTTACGGCAGTGGCACTTGGGTCAGTCCAGTCCGCAAGCACACCGATTCACCAAGTTAA
- the rpmI gene encoding 50S ribosomal protein L35 yields MPKQKTNRAAAKRFKVTAKGKIKSANAFTSHRFHGKTKKQRRQLRGTAVIEKPMVKTYHKLLQK; encoded by the coding sequence ATGCCAAAACAAAAGACAAACCGCGCTGCTGCTAAGCGTTTCAAAGTAACCGCTAAAGGTAAGATTAAGAGCGCCAACGCTTTCACCAGTCATCGTTTCCATGGTAAGACTAAGAAACAACGTCGCCAATTACGTGGTACGGCTGTAATTGAAAAGCCAATGGTCAAAACATATCACAAGTTATTACAAAAATAA
- the yqeH gene encoding ribosome biogenesis GTPase YqeH: MSETTQETLYCIGCGAAIQTTDPEAAGYTPASALKKSLANDAQDLYCQRCFRLRHYNEIVPVALSDDDFRHLLATIREANALVVYVVDIFDLNGSIIPGLQRFVGDNPVLLVGNKEDVLPRQLRRTKLREWMNQQVRAQGIKPVDVALTSAKKGHAIDDLLALIEKYRRGRDVYVVGVTNVGKSTLINRIIANNTGLKDLITTSRFPGTTLDKIEIPLEDGHKMVDTPGIIHPEQMAHVLSGDDLKLVSPQKEIRPKAYQLGNGQTLFLGGVARLDIVDTVKPAGIVYADNNLTLHRTRTENAENFYTKHVGELITPPTGDAIADFPPLVRHEFKTTEISDVVFEGLGWVTVPADTRVAGWAPKGVDVLTRPAMINKN; this comes from the coding sequence GTGAGTGAAACAACTCAAGAAACTTTATATTGTATTGGTTGTGGGGCCGCGATTCAAACGACGGACCCTGAAGCAGCAGGATATACGCCTGCGTCAGCCCTAAAGAAATCGTTGGCGAACGACGCGCAAGACCTTTATTGCCAACGTTGTTTTCGGTTACGCCATTACAACGAAATCGTCCCAGTTGCGCTTAGTGATGACGATTTCCGGCATTTGTTGGCAACGATTCGTGAAGCCAATGCGTTAGTGGTCTATGTCGTGGATATTTTTGATTTGAATGGCAGTATTATTCCAGGCTTACAACGGTTCGTTGGCGATAATCCAGTCTTGTTAGTCGGGAACAAAGAAGATGTTTTACCACGTCAATTACGGCGGACGAAGCTACGCGAATGGATGAATCAACAAGTTCGTGCCCAAGGCATCAAGCCAGTTGATGTGGCCTTGACCAGTGCCAAAAAGGGCCATGCGATTGACGACCTATTAGCATTGATTGAAAAATATCGGCGTGGTCGCGACGTCTATGTCGTAGGCGTGACCAATGTGGGTAAGTCGACGTTGATCAACCGGATCATTGCCAATAACACTGGCTTAAAAGATCTGATCACGACATCTCGATTCCCAGGAACCACGTTGGATAAGATTGAAATTCCACTGGAAGACGGCCATAAGATGGTTGACACCCCCGGAATCATTCATCCAGAACAGATGGCCCATGTTTTGAGTGGCGACGATTTAAAACTCGTTTCACCACAAAAAGAAATTCGGCCCAAGGCTTATCAACTGGGCAACGGTCAGACCTTGTTCCTTGGTGGGGTCGCACGCTTGGACATTGTCGATACGGTTAAACCAGCCGGTATTGTTTATGCAGATAACAATTTAACCTTACATCGAACGCGCACTGAAAATGCCGAAAACTTCTATACGAAGCACGTCGGTGAGTTGATCACACCACCAACCGGTGATGCTATCGCTGATTTTCCACCGTTAGTTCGACACGAATTCAAAACAACTGAGATTAGTGATGTGGTTTTTGAAGGTTTGGGTTGGGTGACGGTACCAGCTGATACCCGCGTTGCGGGTTGGGCACCAAAAGGCGTGGATGTGTTAACACGTCCAGCCATGATTAATAAGAACTAG
- a CDS encoding YqeG family HAD IIIA-type phosphatase has translation MINQFKPTWMIPAIYNITATQLREKGIKAVFADLDNTLIAWDNPDGTPELKKWMHGLQDAGIPLVVVSNNSEKRIAKALTALGLPFVSRALKPLPFGIQKARHNLGLRKNEVIMVGDQYITDMWAAHTAGVQSVLVKPLVKTDAWNTRINRFFERFIKVQLAHRYPEKHFQEELK, from the coding sequence ATGATAAACCAATTCAAACCAACTTGGATGATACCAGCAATCTATAACATTACCGCCACACAACTCCGTGAAAAGGGCATAAAGGCCGTGTTTGCCGATCTCGACAATACACTGATTGCCTGGGATAATCCAGATGGTACCCCGGAACTGAAAAAGTGGATGCATGGGTTACAAGATGCCGGCATTCCACTAGTTGTCGTTTCAAATAACTCAGAAAAACGGATTGCCAAGGCACTAACTGCCTTAGGACTACCATTTGTTTCACGTGCTTTGAAGCCATTACCATTTGGTATTCAAAAAGCGCGACACAATCTTGGGTTACGGAAAAATGAAGTCATCATGGTTGGTGATCAATATATCACCGATATGTGGGCAGCCCACACGGCTGGGGTTCAAAGTGTCTTGGTCAAACCATTGGTGAAAACTGACGCTTGGAATACGCGTATCAACCGGTTCTTTGAACGGTTTATTAAAGTTCAGTTAGCCCATCGTTATCCAGAAAAGCATTTTCAGGAGGAACTTAAATAG
- the rplT gene encoding 50S ribosomal protein L20, whose product MARVKGGTVTRKRRKRVLKLAKGYRGAKHIQFKVAKDQVMKSYEYAFRDRKKRKSDFRRLWIARINAAARMSDISYSQLMHGLKLANIDMNRKMLADLAVNDADAFKALVEEAKKALAA is encoded by the coding sequence ATGGCTCGAGTAAAAGGTGGAACTGTAACACGCAAACGTCGTAAGCGCGTTTTAAAATTAGCTAAAGGTTATCGTGGTGCTAAGCATATCCAATTTAAGGTAGCTAAGGACCAAGTAATGAAGTCATACGAATACGCATTCCGCGATCGTAAGAAGCGTAAGAGTGACTTCCGTCGTCTTTGGATTGCCCGGATCAACGCGGCAGCCCGGATGAGCGACATCAGCTACAGTCAATTAATGCATGGTTTGAAGCTTGCTAACATCGATATGAACCGTAAGATGTTGGCTGACTTAGCTGTTAACGATGCTGATGCTTTCAAGGCATTGGTTGAAGAAGCTAAGAAAGCTCTTGCAGCTTAA